A part of Maniola hyperantus chromosome 14, iAphHyp1.2, whole genome shotgun sequence genomic DNA contains:
- the LOC117988503 gene encoding clumping factor B-like, whose product MNSVTRLLCIAAALASASALSIPARQNPETLCIGQENFLRIAEIDSCVDYFQCYAGRSYPMQCPLDTWFNEEQQVCDRSPPPENCRLESESEEEPESESEEESESESEEESESQSEEEPESESEEEPESEPETESESEEDLEGEVDLQTEQQNEIGENDDNDEDDEGDEEGQVNKGDEESGGDDESGDDEGDGDIDSDEASESSEENEGEGENDSDADDNEADNENKGDEDVIESEEEGDDNDDENDSGNDDVRITRTKRQINKHGHGHHHGHGHNHDHGHNHGHGHNHGHGHHNHESHKQNEDDSEGSGEMYDEEDNYDALGEDNNIVETENELIEGDKMKKRFRRSVKQNEREHEDDDDDDDNDNDEWKKRGGMKRLLRFAIQYGVESEVQDLEGQNVLDVESINFFKRLFGAFA is encoded by the exons CGGTCACGCGGCTGCTATGCATCGCAGCGGCACTCGCCAGCGCCTCGGCTCTGTCGATCCCAGCGAGACAGAACCCCGAGACGCTCTGCATCGGGCAGGAGAACTTCCTACGCATCGCCGAAATCGACAGTTGTGTGGACTACTTCCAGTGCTATGCCGGACGCTCGTACCCAATGCAATGCCCACTCGATACGTGGTTTAATGAAGAACAACAG gTTTGTGATCGGTCCCCTCCACCGGAAAACTGCAGGCTTGAATCAGAATCTGAAGAAGAACCAGAATCTGAATCTGAAGAAGAATCAGAATCTGAATCTGAAGAAGAATCTGAATCTCAATCTGAAGAAGAACCAGAATCTGAATCTGAAGAAGAACCAGAATCGGAACCTGAAACGGAATCAGAATCGGAAGAAGATCTTGAGGGTGAAGTTGATTTACAGACCGAACAACAAAATGAAATAGGAGAGaacgatgataatgatgaagatgACGAGGGAGATGAAGAAGGCCAAGTAAATAAAGGAGATGAAGAAAGTGGTGGCGATGACGAAAGTGGTGATGATGAGGGAGATGGAGACATTGACAGTGATGAAGCAAGTGAGAGTAGTGAAGAAAATGAGGGTGAAGGAGAAAATGACAGTGATGCCGATGATAATGAGGCTGATAATGAAAATAAAGGAGATGAGGACGTGATAGAATCAGAAGAAGAAGGGGACGATAACGATGATGAGAACGATAGCGGGAATGATGATGTACGTATTACTCGCACTAAAAGACAGATCAATAAGCATGGCCATGGCCATCATCACGGTCATGGACATAATCACGACCATGGACATAACCACGGCCATGGACATAACCACGGCCATGGACACCATAATCACGAATCACATAAACAAAATGAGGACGATAGTGAAGGTTCCGGTGAGATGTACGATGAAGAGGACAATTACGATGCTTTGGGTGAAGATAACAACATAGTTGAAACTGAAAATGAGTTAATTGAAGGCGATAAGATGAAGAAAAGGTTTCGCAGATCTGTAAAACAAAACGAACGGGaacatgaagatgatgatgatgatgacgacaacGATAACGATGAATGGAAGAAACGAGGTGGTATGAAACGTTTGCTTAGATTTGCGATACAATATGGGGTTGAGTCTGAAGTACAAGATTTAGAAGGACAAAATGTGTTAGATGTAGAATCCATAAACTTTTTCAAAAGGTTATTCGGAGCATTTGCGTAG